CATGTTATGTAGAATGATGCACGTGTACATCACGTTTCTTATTTGATCTTCTTCATACAATCGACAAGGCATGCTCAAAATGCGCCATTCCATCTCTTGGAAATGATTTCACAAAACAACATACTCGGGGTAAATTCCATCAACAAGATTGTACCCATACTTGTATTCAACCcccatttacaaaaaaaaaaaaaaatgttccTTTCGGTCCAATACCATTTATTTGATCATTGAAAATGGGCGAGTGATGTATAATGTTTATATCGTTATGTGAACGGGGCATACTAAAGAATGCATGCTATATCCAAAGATCTTGTGATGCAACTGTTTCAAGCATTATAGCCGGCATTCCATGATATCCACTTGTGTGAGAGCCTTGCCATGCAATTGGACAAAGTTCCCACTCctatttcatacaatctaaactaccgaTCATCCCAGGGAGACCATGATATTCAGCGTGATGTTCCAAAATTTGTTGCATATCACTAAACGTCGGTTTTCTCAAGTATCTTTTCATATATAGTTCAATGATATACACACAAAAATTATGAAGAATTTCCCTAGTCACTCGTGCCGGCATTTTTAAATAGTTGTCCATTATGTCGGAACTATTGTCGTAAGCCAATTGTCTTAGGGAGGCTGTAACCTTTTGCCACGTGGTAAATCCTAAATTACCAGCCCATCAGGTCTTCATCGGAAAAAAATAGTTATCCTCTAAATCCTTTGATATtcttaaaaaataattttttactCATAGGAAAAGGACGCCTAATCATTCTTTCATCATACGTTGGTTCGAGTGAGAAACAATCGCTTACCAGCAAATCGTTTGCGGTTTCGCGTTCATGAACAATATACTTCCTCCGTTTGGGTTGGGGTTGGGAAGTTCTTTCATGTACATCTTCAACATTACCTTTCACCACCATCGACACTGCTGATAATATAATTACGCTCTGTCGTCGGATGAGAATGACAAAACAAATTTATCATACGAATCGCTTGAACTTGAAGAatacattttatatatttttttggagTTTGATAGTGGATTTTGAATTTTTGGATGGTAAAAAATGAGTAAGAAATGTTTGGTTTATATAGAAAATaattaaaagattttttttttaaatagccgttggccaacggctatgctTAACGGCTAGCTCAACGGTCATCGAGCGGCACCTTGATCGGGTGGCAGCTCTCAAATACTAGCTAATCAAAGTCAGTCATGTCACCCCAGCCCATCGTCTAGCTCAATCCCCACGGCAGCGGGGCAACGCTATGACCAACACTAGCCGAATGTGGTCTAATCAGCATTAAATGCATTCCGCCGTCCCAACCCACGCCCCAGAAGGTCTTAAATCGCTATTATTGACATTCAAAGGTAGTTAACAATTCATTTAAGTCCACCGTGGTTTCCAAGGCGATTATCTTGATCTTTACCCAAATTCTTGACTTCAAAAGTCCACTGCTCTGCCGTATCCATGCCGTCTGCCGCCTGAtccccccacctatataacttcaACCCACACCCATCACCACCGACAACCAAAAATGACCTCTCTCCGACTCCTCATCACCACCCTCACCCTTCTCTTCACCCTCACCTCCGCCGACATCCACCGAACCGAGATCCGATCCGACTCCCGCTCCACCATCCCCATATCCGAATTCGGCTTCACCCACACCGGCCGCCTCCACCTCAACCTCTCCCACATCTCCTTCTCCCCACCCGACCCGAACCTCTCCCGGATCGGCTTCTTCCTCTGCACCCGCGACTCATGGATCCACGTCATCGAACAACTTCAATCCAACCAAATCCACTGCCCCCTTGACTCACCCGCGGTCAAACCCATCTTCACTTTCAACCACctcaaacccaccaccaccaccccttCATACGACGCCGTTTTCAACATCACCGACGCCAACCAATTCACCCTCGTCTTCTCCAATTGCGCTGACGGCGCCGTTAAAGTCTCCGTCAACGTTGTTTCCGTTATGTACAATTTAAACCCCAAAAACAACTGCCGTGATTACCTCTCCGCCGGTAAAACAAGCCTCCCGTcaatttactttttattttttctaatttATGTTTCACTTACCGGTATATGGGTTTACACACTTCACCGGAGGAAAACGTCGTCGTTTCGGATTCATTACTTTATGTTAGCTGTATTGTTATTAAAAGCCCTGAATTTGTTATGTGAAACCGAGGATAAATCCTACATTAAACGAACTGGTACTCCTCATGGTTGGGATGTTTTGTTTTACATCTTTAGTTTCCTAAAGGGTATCACATTATTCACTTTGATTGTTCTGATCGGTACCGGTTGGTCGTTTTTGAAACCCTATTTACAAGATAGGGAAAAGAAGGTGTTGATGGTTGTGATCCCGCTGCAAGTGGTTGCGAATGTGGCGCAAGTGGTGATCGATGAGACGGGTCCGTTCGGGCAGGATTCGAATACGTGGAGGCAGGTGTTTTTGCTGGTGGATATAATCTGTTGTTGTGCGGTTTTGTTTCCGATTATTTGGTCGATTAAGAAGTTGAGGGAGGCTGCGATGACGGATGGGAAGGCTGCGGTGAATTTGATGAAGTTGACGTTGTTTAGGCAGTATTATGTTGTGGTGAtatgttatatttattttacgAGGGTGGCGGTTTATGTGTTGGAGACGATTACGTCGTATAGGTATGCGTGGACAAGTGTGTTGGCGGCGGAGTTGGCTACGCTTGCGTTTTATGTGTTTACGGGGTATAGTTTTAGGCCGAAGGTGCATAATCCTTACTTTgctattgatgatgatgatgaggaagcTGCGGTTGAGATTCTGAAGCTTGAAGATGAGTTTGAGTTATAAGGTTGTTTGTTATAGTTTTGGTTCTTGTGAGATTGATGTAATACAGTGTGTAAAATGATTGATGAATCAATGTAATACATATATTGGGAATTATAGTGTTTGTTAGGTCAGAACAGATATCACACGAAAGCACAGCAAGCTCACACACTCTCACACTCTAAATCACAAGAATACAAAATTTATAGTGGTTCGGTCTAATCTGACCTACATCCACTTTTCACAACTAGTTCTTCCTTTTGTATTAGGTGCTCAAGATGTACAAGAATAAGAAGTATTTATATGGTACAAATTAGGTTActgaatataataataatatatcttTATCAGACACACAAAAGGACCAATCCTCATCCTAAAGGAACAATCCCCTGCCTAGAGGAACAATCATCAGACTAGAGGAATAATCCTCTGCTCGCGTCAAATCATTCATAACCCAACACAACAGTGTTGTGGTTTATAAATCAATGTCGTTTTGGCCCAAGATTTGGTGGTTTGTAGGTTGAACATGAGCATGACATGGCTGCAAAGGTTGTTTGGGCTTTAAGTCATGTTAATTGTTGGTTCCTTGGtagggctgttcaaaaagctcgcggctcggagctcgctcgaagctcgctcggatttagctcggaaaaagctcgctcgatttggctcggtttaaaagtgagccgagccggctcggctcggttagaaagtgagcctagctcggctcggctcgtaacgagccgagctggctcggttcagctcgctttgtagctcggctcgatttagctcgaattattttacctataataagttttaattttatatacattataatatattacaaaaaaactgattattatttacatgtatataggtttgtaatttgatatttatggcatatttgaagattgattatcatactaatgaactaatattgtattttattgaaattaaaacttattttgcgttgttaaacttgattttggtttgaattgtattaggttgaacttattttgaatatattcttttaaattatTGAATAATACTTTAGGCTGTTAAATTTTAAGaggtatatattagtttttttttttataaaatcgagccaaaccaagccgagctagctcggtttaaaaccaagccgagcccgagcttagattttcagctcggtttcaaatccgagccgagccgagccagctcggtttataatcgagccgagcccgagcttggcctggctcggctcggctcggctcatgaacagccctatTCCTTGGTGGTGAATGCGGTTGTAGTTTAGAATTGGGGGTCTTTGACACCGTTGGTGGGGATTATGATCTTGAGGCACACTTTCACTCCTCACCAAAGAATAGTCTTTTAAGAGCATTCTGAATGGGGCTCTTCACGAATTAAGCCACGCTGGCGGTGCCAAGAGAGTCGTCCATGGACGTAAGGCTGTCCCTGAGATTTCGGAGGTCTTGTTCAACAAGTAAAAAATGTGCCCCTTAATCGGATTATCTAAAGGGATGATTCCATGTAGGGCCAAGAACttaagggggcgtttggttcgcagGAATTCAATGGAATTTAAGGGAATTGGAATTCCATTtcttaagatgtttggttcacagaatttgatggaattggaatccTAATTCTCatcttcatgtgtttggttgacaatagaattggaattggaattaggcatgaattccttcaaattcctttaactaaaggaatttaaagtaaattcattggaatcttcgaccgtttcgacccgcacctttcgactcgtaccgtttcgacgcgaacggttttgacccgtaccatttcgacgCGAACAGTTTCGACCCGTAACGTTTCGACACAAAcggtttcgaatcgaaccgtttcgacccgtaccgtttcgaattgaaccatttcgacgcgaaccgtttcgacccgaattAGTGGTTGTGGGTGCCGGAgtgatggattccaattcatttgacaaccaaaatacaataaaaatggaattgagattccaattctaacaatttccaattccaattggaatgtttaaattccaaatccaattccttcaaattcaaattcctatacaaattccaattccaattccaaagcattccgcgaaccaaacaccccctaaattgTTAATTGCCTAATCGGCTATCCAAAGTCTGTTTAGGACTGGTTTATCAATTTTGTTTTGAGTTGCATTTCTTAACATAAGTTATCCATTTTTATTTCACCCATCTCATATAATCCAATTAATGATTCATAGAATCGAAATTTCATCATTGCTACCTGCATTCATTTTTCTTTTAGCCTTTATTTGGCAGGGTGCTATAAGTTTTTGATAAGATCTTTAATAGTATCAAGGTAAGTTTTCGATAAGATCTTTAATAGTATCAAAGGGACTGTTAATACTTGATTGGTTCTAAACATTCGTTATATGGATATTTTGTAAATCAATTTTTGAAtccaaaatgaaaataaaaattgtCATGGTCGAAGCAAGACTTCCATATTTCTTTCTACTACTATCTACTAATGTAATTGTCTACTGATTGTGTCTTGATTGGATAGCCGGCTAGAGGTGCACAAACCGGGTTTTTTAATACCCGGGTTCGGGTATATACCCGAGGGTCTTGACTTTTCGGGTATTGACCATATCTGAGTCGGGTTCGGGTATTAGCCAGAAAATCTATACTctgtgtaaacgagccgagtcgagccgagctcgaatttcaaatcaagctgagatttgaggcccgtgctcgactcgattaaaattcgagctagctcggctcggctcaatCTAGCTCGAATAACAAAGAACTGCATAATTTACTAACTAAAAAGCCCTCGAAAATGAATCTtttcatagactaagggccataattgcaatttaatttaaccaaatggctaaatatgcaagtataaatactacaaaccgagccgagccaagctgactcgtttacaaccgagccaatttcgagccgagctttttcgaactagccgcgagctttttgaacacccctacttgtgtatccgggttcgggttttcaaTACCTGGGTATTAGAATACCCTATTTCCGGGTCCGGATATCGTTCGGGTATCGGTCGGGTAGGGTTCGAGTATGGTTCGGGTATTGGTCGGGTATGGTTCAGATTCGGGTATAGATTGGGTTTTTCGATTCATTTTTTGGGCATAAAACATAGAGATAAAATAGaaacatttatttatacatattatATGCCTTAAAATCTATCCAAAAAAAGTCTCACACAAGCTCTAAACGTTCAAAAAAAGTTGTTGTGTGGGTCTGGTATTACGAAAACCCAGTTATGGGTATTACAAAAACCCGGGTACGGGTTTTATGGAAACCTGGGTATGCTGAAAACCCGGGTACAAACTGGGTACGAAAATCCCGGGTTCGGGTATTGAACAGAATATGCATACCCCGTCCCTACCCTACGTGTAGGGTCGGGTTAGGGTTTAAAAAACCCGGT
This genomic stretch from Helianthus annuus cultivar XRQ/B chromosome 8, HanXRQr2.0-SUNRISE, whole genome shotgun sequence harbors:
- the LOC110872975 gene encoding protein CANDIDATE G-PROTEIN COUPLED RECEPTOR 7, with protein sequence MTSLRLLITTLTLLFTLTSADIHRTEIRSDSRSTIPISEFGFTHTGRLHLNLSHISFSPPDPNLSRIGFFLCTRDSWIHVIEQLQSNQIHCPLDSPAVKPIFTFNHLKPTTTTPSYDAVFNITDANQFTLVFSNCADGAVKVSVNVVSVMYNLNPKNNCRDYLSAGKTSLPSIYFLFFLIYVSLTGIWVYTLHRRKTSSFRIHYFMLAVLLLKALNLLCETEDKSYIKRTGTPHGWDVLFYIFSFLKGITLFTLIVLIGTGWSFLKPYLQDREKKVLMVVIPLQVVANVAQVVIDETGPFGQDSNTWRQVFLLVDIICCCAVLFPIIWSIKKLREAAMTDGKAAVNLMKLTLFRQYYVVVICYIYFTRVAVYVLETITSYRYAWTSVLAAELATLAFYVFTGYSFRPKVHNPYFAIDDDDEEAAVEILKLEDEFEL